From Streptomyces durmitorensis, a single genomic window includes:
- a CDS encoding DsbA family protein, translating to MAVRKAARKAGRIVAAVAATALVAGGAAACGPEDLTGGGDDKGASASESASAGGPEAKEPPAGTDALAKTPATVKGGVITVGDPKAGHTVKLYEDARCPICKKFEESGAQALVKPVAEGKVKVEYTLASFLDKNLGGSGSVNAANALRASVDAGKFPQFHAAVFANQPESETEDAYTPAFLLKIADKVDGLRGAEFDKAVQKGTYKKWVGEAMQAFTDDGMQGTPTVVIDGKKADANSLFDQDAFAKELKASGIS from the coding sequence ATGGCCGTACGCAAGGCCGCACGCAAGGCCGGGCGCATCGTCGCCGCGGTGGCCGCCACCGCACTCGTCGCCGGGGGCGCAGCCGCCTGCGGGCCCGAGGACCTCACGGGCGGGGGCGACGACAAGGGGGCGTCGGCCTCGGAGTCCGCGTCCGCAGGCGGTCCCGAGGCGAAGGAGCCGCCGGCCGGCACCGACGCGCTCGCCAAGACGCCCGCCACGGTGAAGGGCGGCGTGATCACGGTCGGCGACCCGAAGGCCGGGCACACGGTCAAGCTGTACGAGGACGCGCGCTGCCCGATCTGCAAGAAGTTCGAGGAGTCCGGCGCTCAGGCCCTGGTGAAGCCGGTGGCCGAGGGCAAGGTGAAGGTCGAGTACACGCTCGCCTCGTTCCTCGACAAGAACCTCGGCGGCAGCGGCTCGGTGAACGCGGCGAACGCGCTGCGGGCGTCGGTGGATGCGGGCAAGTTCCCGCAGTTCCACGCCGCGGTCTTCGCCAACCAGCCGGAGAGCGAGACCGAGGACGCCTACACGCCCGCCTTCCTGCTGAAGATCGCCGACAAGGTGGACGGTCTTCGGGGCGCCGAGTTCGACAAGGCCGTGCAGAAGGGGACGTACAAGAAGTGGGTCGGTGAGGCCATGCAGGCCTTCACCGACGACGGCATGCAGGGCACGCCGACCGTCGTCATCGACGGCAAGAAGGCGGACGCCAACTCGCTG